The Primulina eburnea isolate SZY01 chromosome 8, ASM2296580v1, whole genome shotgun sequence genome contains a region encoding:
- the LOC140839478 gene encoding LOW QUALITY PROTEIN: uncharacterized protein (The sequence of the model RefSeq protein was modified relative to this genomic sequence to represent the inferred CDS: inserted 1 base in 1 codon) produces the protein MAVDVRCCGGSAVLTFSLRRSQNLSYQPPQKITRRFITYAVLKRSPKRLKYSTPRFAKEDGLLYVKVDPAGSDSWKLDPMIELLKEGAVGVIPTDTVYALVCDLRNNSAIERLRRYVMFTLSSPLSILCRSFRDIDTYTTGFPQGNGQGLTNIFRAVKHCLPGPYTFILTASKELPKQCIRHGAQSKYASRKXVGVRIPDDPVCQAILEKIDEPLISTSVKSPKDNEWILDPVVIADVYGAEGLDFVVDAGMRISDPSTVVDMTGSSPQIIRHGKGHKQPWMSAEDEDHPANEDIIYAL, from the exons ATGGCGGTTGATGTCAGATGTTGCGGCGGCTCCGCCGTACTAACGTTTTCACTCCGACGCTCTCAGAATTTATCCTACCAACCACCTCAGAAAATCACCCGCCGATTCATTACATATGCAGTACTGAAGAGGAGCCCCAAACGACTCAAATACTCCACTCCTCGCTTTGCTAAG GAGGACGGGCTACTTTATGTTAAAGTTGATCCTGCTGGGTCGGACTCATGGAAACTAGACCCGATGATCGAGCTTTTGAAGGAGGGAGCTGTTGGAGTTATACCTACTGACACCGT GTATGCTCTAGTTTGTGATCTGAGAAACAATTCAGCCATTGAACGACTGCGGAGGTATGTGATGTTCACCTTATCATCT CCTCTTAGTATTTTATGTCGCTCTTTTAGAGACATAGATACATATACCACAGGATTTCCTCAAGGCAATGGCCAGGGTCTTACAAACATTTTTCGAGCAGTTAAACATTGTCTTCCAGGCCCA TATACTTTCATTTTAACTGCAAGCAAAGAATTGCCAAAACAATGTATAAGACACGGGGCTCAATCCAAGTATGCATCAAGAA ACGTTGGAGTTCGTATACCTGATGATCCTGTGTGTCAGGCTATACTGGAGAAGATTGATGAACCTTTGATATCCACGAG TGTCAAATCGCCAAAGGACAACGAGTGGATATTAGATCCTGTTGTGATAGCAGACGTATATGGAGCAGAG GGCCTTGATTTTGTTGTCGATGCTGGTATGAGGATATCTGATCCATCGACTGTAGTGGACATGACTGGGAGTTCGCCTCAAATTATACGACATGGAAAG GGTCACAAACAACCTTGGATGAGTGCAGAAGATGAAGATCATCCTGCAAATGAAGATATCATCTATGCACTGTAA